The following proteins come from a genomic window of Blastocatellia bacterium:
- a CDS encoding DUF1957 domain-containing protein, protein MEQGLLALIFHAHLPFVRHPEYPEFLEEDWLFEAISETYIPLLFLFRTLAEEGIGFRVTMGLTPPLCEMLVDPLLQQRYVKHLHRLIELSEKEVERTKNHPAQHETARMYLDHFRAAQTIYEDQCQRNLVNGFRELQDAGYLEIITCAATHGFLPLMSTTEARRAQIQVARRNYIKHFGRDPQGIWLPECAYEPGLEQLLAEAGIRYFIVDSHGIMYGQPRPLRGIYAPVKTPADVYAFARDVETSEQVWSSEIGYPGDPVYREFYRDLGYDAEYEYIKPYLHSDGVRRNIGLKYHRVTGKVGLDQKDFYVPSIATERAAEHARHFLTSRQRQAEYLYPLLGRKPLIVSPYDAELFGHWWFEGPQFLNFLIRMTYYDTDRIRLATPLDYLSEYNDIQQQTPASSSWGAEGYYRMWLNGSTEWIYPHLHYAERRMIELANQNPTAQGLRLRALNQAARELLLAQSSDWPFIISTGTAVSYAIKRVKDHIHRFHRLDEAIQSGQIDEQWLEDVESKDTIFQEIDYRVYRSI, encoded by the coding sequence ATGGAACAAGGACTGCTCGCGCTGATCTTCCATGCTCACCTACCGTTTGTGCGTCATCCGGAGTATCCGGAGTTCTTGGAAGAAGACTGGCTCTTTGAGGCCATCAGCGAGACCTATATCCCCCTTCTGTTTCTCTTTCGCACGCTCGCCGAGGAAGGGATCGGATTCCGTGTGACAATGGGATTGACGCCGCCGCTGTGTGAAATGCTCGTTGATCCACTGCTGCAGCAGCGATATGTTAAGCATCTGCATCGGCTCATCGAATTATCAGAGAAAGAAGTTGAACGCACCAAGAATCATCCAGCGCAGCACGAAACAGCCCGCATGTATCTGGATCATTTCCGCGCGGCGCAGACCATTTATGAAGATCAGTGCCAACGCAACTTAGTCAACGGCTTTCGCGAGCTTCAGGATGCCGGCTACTTAGAAATTATCACCTGCGCTGCGACGCACGGCTTCTTGCCGTTGATGAGCACGACCGAAGCGCGACGAGCGCAAATTCAAGTGGCGCGGCGCAACTACATAAAACACTTCGGGCGCGACCCGCAAGGTATCTGGCTGCCCGAATGCGCGTACGAGCCAGGCCTCGAACAATTGCTTGCTGAGGCGGGCATCCGTTATTTCATCGTGGACTCACACGGCATCATGTACGGTCAGCCTCGTCCGCTTCGCGGCATTTACGCGCCTGTGAAAACACCTGCCGACGTCTATGCATTTGCCCGCGATGTCGAAACAAGCGAGCAGGTCTGGAGCTCGGAAATCGGCTATCCGGGCGACCCGGTCTATCGCGAGTTTTACCGTGACCTCGGATACGATGCTGAGTATGAATATATCAAGCCTTATCTGCACAGCGACGGTGTACGCCGAAATATCGGTCTGAAGTATCATCGTGTCACCGGTAAAGTCGGGCTAGACCAAAAGGATTTCTATGTTCCTTCAATAGCGACTGAGCGAGCAGCCGAGCATGCTCGCCACTTCCTCACGAGCCGACAGCGACAAGCGGAGTACCTCTATCCGCTGCTCGGACGTAAACCACTGATCGTCTCGCCATACGATGCTGAGCTGTTTGGTCATTGGTGGTTCGAGGGACCGCAGTTCCTCAATTTCCTGATTCGAATGACATACTACGACACAGACCGCATCCGACTGGCTACGCCACTAGACTATCTCAGTGAATACAATGATATTCAACAGCAGACGCCCGCTTCCTCGTCCTGGGGCGCCGAAGGGTACTACCGGATGTGGCTCAATGGCAGCACTGAGTGGATATACCCGCATCTGCACTACGCCGAACGACGCATGATCGAGCTGGCCAATCAAAATCCGACTGCCCAGGGGCTCCGGCTCAGGGCGCTCAATCAGGCAGCGCGTGAGCTATTGCTGGCTCAGTCCAGTGACTGGCCATTTATCATTTCCACCGGAACGGCTGTCTCGTATGCTATCAAGCGGGTCAAAGATCATATCCACCGGTTTCACCGATTGGACGAAGCGATTCAATCAGGACAGATTGATGAACAGTGGTTGGAAGATGTAGAAAGCAAGGACACAATCTTTCAAGAGATTGATTACCGCGTCTACCGGAGCATATAA
- a CDS encoding DUF1844 domain-containing protein — MSEERTETIKVTDRRHFYADGTRRQEASQEESDQIPASTTQTVASDSNAAAQPAPSEQENPVFLDFLANLISGAAGYLGLAPHPITGQMTSDLDGARHMIDVLKALQQKTRGNLTASEREFLDNALAQLQLAYVRASSAKQSA, encoded by the coding sequence ATGAGCGAAGAACGAACCGAGACCATAAAAGTTACGGACCGGCGACACTTCTACGCGGATGGCACACGGCGGCAAGAAGCCAGTCAGGAGGAATCCGACCAGATACCGGCCTCGACAACCCAGACAGTCGCATCCGATTCCAACGCAGCCGCGCAGCCCGCGCCAAGCGAGCAGGAGAATCCGGTGTTCTTGGATTTTCTGGCCAATCTCATCAGCGGCGCGGCTGGTTATCTGGGGCTTGCACCACACCCGATCACCGGCCAGATGACTTCTGACCTAGATGGAGCCAGGCACATGATTGATGTGCTCAAAGCGTTGCAGCAAAAAACCAGAGGCAACTTGACAGCTTCCGAACGGGAGTTCTTGGACAACGCCTTAGCCCAGTTGCAACTTGCCTACGTTCGCGCGTCGTCGGCCAAACAGAGCGCGTGA
- a CDS encoding isoprenylcysteine carboxylmethyltransferase family protein, which yields MCMTSYQRIFGSGPLLLVLTLALMLGTLQAQKVIGGAHWQGAVTLRSALAGFVTVIGISIILWSFGTLSLRQRGRELVTRGPYRYVRHPLYSVMFWGPHLLVFLLTGTWLALAAIVLMFVAGHLLIGHEEKLMEQTFGEAWLEYARRTPRFLPRLLRS from the coding sequence ATGTGCATGACTTCCTATCAACGCATTTTTGGATCAGGGCCGTTACTGTTGGTGCTGACGCTCGCGCTCATGCTGGGAACTCTGCAGGCGCAGAAGGTCATCGGTGGAGCGCACTGGCAAGGAGCCGTTACCCTCCGCTCGGCGCTGGCTGGCTTTGTGACGGTGATCGGGATAAGCATCATTCTTTGGTCATTTGGCACACTGAGCCTGCGGCAGCGAGGCCGTGAACTGGTTACCAGAGGGCCTTATCGGTACGTCCGACACCCGCTCTACAGCGTCATGTTTTGGGGTCCTCATCTGTTGGTCTTTCTGTTAACGGGGACATGGTTGGCGCTTGCGGCTATTGTGCTGATGTTCGTGGCCGGTCACCTGTTGATTGGACATGAGGAGAAACTGATGGAACAGACATTTGGAGAGGCGTGGCTGGAGTACGCCCGGCGAACACCTCGATTCTTGCCACGGCTCTTGCGAAGCTGA
- a CDS encoding DUF4912 domain-containing protein, translated as MVLNYTVPGHALTRTPTIQQRAEEVARRPTHTTDIDLGLPIPDRYDVDMLSVMVQNPYRLHAFWSISQRAWRSLEKIFPPAEVKRFRTVIKLRNPRVGWEGLYETNLATRWWFDVYPDAPYQVEVGFYAPRYGYIRWLRSPQVRTPRIGPGLDSSVTEADVAAPPTSVSASTLIETDQSTVPWWVNQLPAWIRDMVMKLLQGQVLSEDEISQLPDWLQHQLRAIGVGVGLEAMRQAFLEYVPELVYETAPDAYWQILDLQREDMRLVQVGSEIMAQPPAGHRWFPSMMRPPVRPVGVPASPL; from the coding sequence ATGGTTCTGAATTATACCGTTCCTGGTCACGCGCTGACGCGGACACCGACCATTCAACAACGCGCTGAGGAAGTCGCTCGACGACCGACGCATACAACTGATATTGATTTGGGCCTTCCGATCCCTGACCGTTATGATGTTGATATGCTCAGTGTCATGGTGCAGAACCCCTATAGGCTGCATGCCTTCTGGTCTATCAGTCAGCGGGCCTGGAGGTCGCTGGAGAAAATTTTTCCTCCTGCCGAGGTGAAACGATTTCGCACGGTAATCAAGTTGCGCAATCCGCGTGTGGGTTGGGAAGGTCTTTATGAAACGAATCTGGCCACGCGTTGGTGGTTTGATGTCTATCCGGATGCTCCATACCAAGTTGAAGTCGGTTTTTATGCGCCGCGATATGGATATATTCGCTGGTTGCGTTCACCACAGGTGCGCACGCCACGGATTGGCCCTGGCTTGGATTCGAGCGTGACGGAAGCTGACGTCGCTGCGCCGCCGACCTCAGTCTCTGCTTCCACCCTGATTGAGACGGATCAATCAACGGTGCCGTGGTGGGTCAATCAGTTGCCCGCCTGGATTCGGGATATGGTCATGAAGCTGTTACAAGGTCAGGTGCTGAGCGAAGACGAAATCTCCCAATTGCCCGATTGGTTGCAGCATCAGTTACGAGCTATTGGCGTCGGCGTCGGCCTCGAAGCGATGCGTCAGGCGTTTCTGGAGTACGTGCCGGAACTGGTGTACGAGACCGCGCCGGATGCCTACTGGCAGATTCTCGATTTGCAACGCGAAGACATGCGTCTGGTACAAGTGGGTTCGGAAATAATGGCTCAACCGCCAGCCGGTCACCGTTGGTTCCCCTCGATGATGCGTCCGCCTGTGCGGCCGGTGGGCGTACCAGCAAGCCCACTGTGA
- a CDS encoding stage II sporulation protein M gives MSFNWKQFGVCLALCLLIFLAGFMLAASIKLPDFLLAQIDARSFDLSILERVRSAATFKLILTTNSKVFLFLFMGILTCGIVSMIHSFLIGSSLGLVFGQLTAAPGITLAFLLATVLPHGIFEISSFMVIAALGFYFPFRVYRQLQGDTVDWTTEVKNYARIALAAYVVLVIAAAIETFLTPVIAARYFHP, from the coding sequence GTGAGTTTTAACTGGAAACAGTTTGGAGTTTGCCTTGCGCTCTGCTTGCTGATTTTCCTTGCGGGTTTCATGCTCGCGGCTTCGATTAAGCTGCCTGATTTTCTGCTGGCCCAGATTGATGCCCGGTCGTTTGATCTCTCCATCCTTGAACGCGTGCGGTCAGCCGCCACCTTCAAATTGATTCTCACGACGAATTCAAAAGTCTTCCTGTTTTTGTTTATGGGTATCCTAACCTGCGGCATCGTTTCTATGATCCACTCGTTTCTGATTGGCAGCAGCCTAGGACTTGTCTTCGGTCAATTGACCGCAGCACCAGGCATAACATTAGCCTTTTTGTTGGCTACTGTTTTGCCACATGGGATTTTTGAAATTTCATCGTTTATGGTTATAGCAGCGTTGGGATTTTATTTCCCCTTCCGGGTGTATCGCCAGCTTCAAGGTGACACAGTGGATTGGACTACAGAAGTGAAAAACTACGCACGTATCGCGTTGGCGGCTTATGTGGTCTTAGTGATTGCTGCTGCTATTGAAACATTTTTGACGCCCGTGATTGCGGCTCGATATTTTCATCCGTGA
- the ilvA gene encoding threonine ammonia-lyase, biosynthetic, whose product MHNTVNDYLERILTAQVYDVAIETPLERLPLLSQRLGHHVFLKREDMQPVFSFKLRGAYNKMVRLDPQVRQRGVVAASAGNHAQGVALAAQALNCQAVIVMPVTTPQIKVNAVRKLGAHVILHGDSYDEAYAYARQLTTEEGRTFVHPYDDPDVIAGQGTVAMEILRQYNKPLHAIFVPVGGGGLIAGIAAYVKRLRPDIKIIGVEPLDADAMYQSLRQKQRVRLSHVGLFADGVAVKAVGQETFRLCQQFVDEIVLVDTDAICAAIKDVFEDTRSILEPSGALSVAGVKAYAARQNLEGQSTVAIASGANMNFDRLRHVSERAELGEEREAILAVTIPERPGSFKAFCSLLGPRNITEFNYRYADPTWAHVFVGLEIQRREEVQAIISMLRAHGLEALDFTNNELAKLHIRHLVGGHAPQVDNEVLYRFEFPERPGALMNFLNSMTHNWNISLFHYRNHGADYGRVLVGIQVPPQDQPAFQQFLNTLGYAYCEETHNPAYKLFLA is encoded by the coding sequence ATGCACAATACCGTCAATGACTACCTGGAACGTATTCTGACCGCGCAGGTTTATGATGTTGCTATTGAGACGCCGCTGGAGCGACTTCCCTTGTTGTCGCAGCGACTCGGTCATCACGTTTTTCTGAAACGCGAAGACATGCAGCCAGTTTTCTCCTTCAAGCTACGGGGAGCCTACAATAAGATGGTGCGGCTTGATCCACAGGTGCGACAGCGTGGCGTGGTAGCAGCCTCTGCCGGCAATCATGCTCAAGGGGTTGCTTTGGCGGCGCAAGCGCTCAATTGCCAGGCAGTGATCGTGATGCCTGTGACGACGCCGCAGATCAAGGTCAATGCCGTCAGGAAGCTTGGCGCTCACGTGATCTTGCATGGCGACTCATACGACGAGGCCTACGCATACGCAAGGCAGTTGACAACCGAGGAAGGACGGACCTTTGTTCACCCCTATGATGATCCGGACGTCATCGCCGGTCAGGGAACCGTGGCGATGGAGATTCTGCGGCAATACAACAAACCGTTGCACGCGATCTTCGTGCCGGTCGGTGGCGGTGGATTGATTGCTGGGATCGCAGCCTATGTCAAACGGCTGCGCCCTGACATTAAGATCATCGGCGTGGAACCGCTCGATGCTGATGCCATGTACCAATCATTGCGTCAGAAGCAACGCGTCCGCTTATCACATGTCGGATTGTTCGCCGATGGCGTGGCCGTCAAAGCTGTCGGGCAAGAAACGTTCCGGCTATGCCAGCAGTTTGTTGACGAGATTGTGCTGGTTGATACGGATGCCATCTGTGCTGCGATTAAAGATGTCTTTGAGGACACGCGCTCAATCCTGGAGCCATCCGGTGCGTTGAGCGTGGCTGGCGTCAAAGCTTATGCCGCACGGCAGAACCTGGAGGGGCAATCAACTGTCGCCATTGCCTCGGGAGCGAATATGAATTTTGATCGCCTGAGGCACGTCTCAGAGCGAGCTGAGCTTGGGGAAGAACGAGAAGCCATCCTCGCCGTTACCATTCCTGAACGACCGGGCAGTTTCAAAGCGTTTTGTTCATTGCTCGGCCCGCGCAATATAACCGAGTTTAACTACCGTTATGCTGACCCCACCTGGGCTCATGTGTTTGTTGGACTGGAGATCCAGCGTCGGGAAGAAGTGCAAGCCATCATCAGCATGCTGCGCGCTCATGGCCTAGAGGCGCTCGATTTCACGAACAACGAACTGGCGAAGTTGCACATTCGCCACCTTGTCGGTGGGCATGCGCCGCAGGTTGACAATGAGGTGCTTTATCGCTTCGAGTTTCCCGAACGTCCCGGCGCGTTGATGAATTTCCTCAACAGCATGACACACAACTGGAACATCAGCTTGTTCCACTATCGCAATCACGGCGCCGATTATGGTCGCGTGCTCGTTGGCATACAGGTGCCGCCGCAAGATCAGCCGGCATTCCAACAATTCCTCAACACGCTTGGATACGCCTATTGCGAGGAGACGCACAATCCGGCGTATAAACTGTTTTTAGCCTGA
- the mgtE gene encoding magnesium transporter gives MAYLRKLDVAAESARKLARMRAGTHLGNLLQKLRPADIASIFGGLTEQERSFAFNVLLGQNEELVTETLGEMAPEVAARLLAQLDPPTIAKLLQRLPTDDATLLASQLPPDLFESVMNLMHVDQSADVLDQLQFAEDTAGRIMTPDVFALHEDVTISEAIATLQRKSDELEMVFYVYVVDDRHHLVGVVSLRELLLNPPSMPLKKIMSTDVISLPTSADQEEVARIVSQYNFVAVPITDEENRLVGMVTVDDVVDVIREEATEDLYSLAGVDTEERVGTPALRSIRLRLPWLYVNLITAVVASTVVYAFQGTISQVVALAVLMPIVAGMGGNAAIQTLTVTVRGLALGELSWGNTKRVILKEVLVGIGNGIGNGLVVGLLAWLWFGRPMLGVVIALAMISNMFVAGLMGTLIPLVLKRLRADPAVASGIFVTTFTDVCGFFSFLGLATLFLRWIQ, from the coding sequence ATGGCGTATTTGCGGAAACTGGATGTGGCCGCCGAGTCAGCGCGGAAGCTGGCTCGCATGCGGGCCGGGACGCACTTAGGCAACTTGTTGCAAAAGTTACGTCCGGCTGATATTGCGTCTATTTTTGGTGGCCTGACAGAGCAAGAGCGATCATTCGCCTTTAACGTCCTACTCGGTCAGAATGAGGAACTGGTGACAGAAACGCTGGGCGAGATGGCGCCCGAAGTTGCCGCTCGTTTGCTGGCTCAACTGGACCCGCCAACGATCGCCAAGTTATTGCAGCGACTGCCGACCGACGATGCCACGCTGTTGGCTTCCCAACTGCCGCCAGACCTGTTCGAGTCAGTCATGAACTTGATGCACGTGGATCAGTCGGCAGACGTCTTAGATCAACTCCAGTTTGCCGAAGACACAGCCGGTCGTATCATGACGCCCGATGTGTTCGCGTTGCATGAGGACGTGACCATCAGCGAAGCCATCGCTACACTCCAACGAAAAAGTGATGAATTGGAGATGGTCTTCTATGTCTATGTGGTGGATGACCGACACCATCTGGTCGGCGTGGTCAGTCTGCGAGAGCTGTTGCTGAACCCGCCCAGCATGCCGTTGAAAAAGATCATGTCCACCGATGTCATCAGTCTGCCGACCAGCGCCGATCAGGAGGAAGTCGCGCGCATTGTCAGTCAGTATAACTTCGTGGCGGTCCCAATTACCGACGAGGAGAATCGGTTGGTTGGGATGGTCACCGTTGATGATGTCGTGGATGTCATTCGTGAAGAAGCCACAGAGGATTTGTATAGTCTGGCCGGTGTAGACACGGAGGAGCGAGTTGGGACGCCGGCGCTGCGCTCGATTCGACTCCGGCTCCCATGGCTGTATGTGAATTTGATTACCGCGGTCGTTGCCTCGACGGTGGTCTATGCGTTCCAGGGGACCATCAGTCAAGTGGTGGCGCTCGCAGTGCTCATGCCGATTGTTGCAGGCATGGGGGGTAATGCGGCGATTCAGACGTTGACGGTGACCGTGCGTGGTTTAGCCTTAGGTGAGCTCTCATGGGGCAATACCAAGCGCGTGATCCTCAAAGAAGTCCTCGTTGGCATTGGCAACGGTATTGGCAACGGGCTGGTGGTGGGTCTGTTGGCATGGCTTTGGTTTGGGCGGCCGATGCTGGGCGTGGTGATTGCTCTTGCCATGATCAGTAACATGTTTGTGGCCGGATTGATGGGCACTCTGATCCCGCTGGTGCTGAAACGGCTTCGCGCTGATCCAGCCGTGGCGTCCGGCATCTTTGTCACGACATTTACCGATGTGTGTGGTTTTTTTTCCTTTTTAGGATTGGCGACTTTGTTCCTAAGATGGATACAATGA
- a CDS encoding acyl-CoA carboxylase subunit beta, which yields MDIHEKLKLLQRQNALAESGGGAERIAKQHAAQKMTARERIHQLLDEGTFEEFDKFKTHRCLDFGMQEQRILGDGFVAGYGKIDGRPVVVFAQDFTVFGGSLSETNAQKVCKIMDLAMKIGVPIIGLNDSGGARIQEGVASLAGYADIFLRNVLASGVVPQISAIMGPCAGGAVYSPAITDFIVMTKQTSYMFITGPDVIKAVTHEEVTKEDLGGAATHNAKSGVAHFLAEDEAETFHIIRELLSFMPSNNMEDPPRQACSDPPDRVEEKLNTIIPSASNLPYDIREVIHAVVDEGYFFEVHQYFAPNIVVGFARLDGRPVGIVANQPAYLAGVLDIDASIKGARFVRFCDCFNIPIITFEDVPGFLPGVQQEHGGIIRHGAKLLYAFSEATVPKITVITRKAYGGAYCVMGSKHIRTDINYAWPTAEIAVMGPEGAVNILYRRELQTAADPEAVRKRLIQEYEEKFASPYVAAERGYIDEVIEPKLTRPKLIRALELLSTKRDTNPPKKHGNIPL from the coding sequence ATGGACATTCATGAGAAATTGAAGCTGCTTCAACGGCAAAATGCGCTGGCCGAAAGTGGCGGTGGAGCCGAGCGCATTGCCAAGCAACATGCGGCTCAGAAGATGACAGCCCGCGAGCGCATTCACCAGTTACTGGATGAAGGGACATTCGAGGAATTTGACAAATTCAAAACCCACCGCTGCCTTGATTTCGGGATGCAAGAGCAGCGGATTCTAGGCGACGGGTTTGTTGCCGGGTACGGCAAAATTGATGGTCGCCCGGTCGTCGTCTTTGCTCAGGACTTCACAGTGTTTGGTGGGTCTTTATCTGAGACGAACGCGCAGAAGGTTTGTAAGATTATGGACCTGGCGATGAAAATCGGTGTCCCCATTATCGGGCTGAACGATAGTGGCGGCGCGCGCATTCAGGAAGGTGTTGCCTCGTTGGCCGGCTACGCCGACATCTTTTTGCGCAACGTCTTGGCCTCCGGCGTGGTCCCACAGATTTCAGCCATTATGGGCCCATGCGCCGGCGGGGCTGTCTACAGCCCAGCTATCACCGATTTCATCGTGATGACGAAACAGACCAGTTACATGTTTATCACCGGCCCCGATGTGATCAAGGCCGTGACGCACGAAGAAGTGACCAAAGAGGATTTGGGTGGAGCGGCTACGCACAATGCCAAAAGTGGTGTGGCTCACTTCCTAGCCGAGGATGAAGCAGAGACATTCCACATCATCCGCGAGCTCTTATCATTCATGCCTTCTAACAATATGGAGGACCCGCCACGACAAGCCTGCTCAGACCCTCCTGATCGCGTTGAAGAAAAGCTCAACACCATTATCCCGTCCGCTTCCAATCTTCCCTATGACATTCGGGAGGTCATTCATGCGGTTGTTGATGAAGGATATTTCTTCGAGGTGCACCAGTATTTTGCGCCGAACATTGTCGTTGGATTTGCTCGGCTTGACGGTCGGCCGGTGGGTATTGTGGCCAACCAGCCGGCCTATCTGGCAGGCGTCTTAGATATTGATGCCTCTATTAAAGGCGCGCGTTTCGTCCGGTTCTGTGACTGCTTCAATATCCCGATTATTACATTTGAGGATGTTCCGGGCTTCTTACCCGGAGTCCAACAAGAGCACGGCGGCATCATTCGACACGGGGCTAAACTACTGTATGCTTTCTCTGAGGCCACCGTTCCAAAAATCACGGTCATTACCCGCAAAGCCTACGGAGGCGCTTATTGTGTTATGGGATCGAAGCACATCCGCACGGACATCAATTACGCGTGGCCGACGGCGGAGATCGCAGTGATGGGCCCTGAAGGCGCAGTCAATATTTTGTACCGCCGAGAGCTCCAGACAGCGGCAGACCCTGAGGCAGTGCGCAAGCGCCTCATTCAAGAATATGAGGAGAAATTTGCTTCACCTTATGTAGCGGCTGAGCGTGGCTACATTGATGAAGTCATCGAACCAAAACTGACGCGACCAAAACTCATTCGCGCGCTCGAGCTGCTGAGCACGAAACGGGACACAAATCCTCCGAAAAAGCATGGCAATATTCCTCTATGA
- the ptsP gene encoding phosphoenolpyruvate--protein phosphotransferase, which translates to MMKQWRGLGVSPGIGIGWIVRMSARGERVFRFRLNPSQVEHEVKRLTEAIDKTRQQLLQIKSKLEQTLGSAHAYILDAHLLMLEDRQLVEEIRTLIRYELVNAEWAVKTVTDRILASYAEIKDEYLCERGSDVRDVMDRLTAMLRGDHPPQGLPQQTILVAQHILPSIMAELDVESVVGLVAQAGGRTSHAAIIARSLGIPAVVGIDQYEEIEAGAAAIIDGQSGLLILHPTDETVRQYQHRQTERERLWSFMQARAQLPAQTCDGIRITLRANIELPSECNMLAHYSAQGIGLFRTQYLFLSRAADELPSEEEQFNVYRQLAQACGTDGVGIRTFDWAETGVAQSGRELEINPALGLRAIRFSLQARDVFRTQLRAILRAACYGSVRVVLPLVSTITELRQARQILQQAAQELTAEGVAHQDNVPIGVMIEVPAAVMIADVLAAESDFFSLGTNDLIQYLLAVDRDNTQVAYLYKALHPALLRAIKQTVDAATHANIPVEVCGEMASDPLHALVLIGLGVRSLSMAPKFIPFIKDIIRCVDAATLQQTVKRALNLSSTEQVEALLHEEWHPFMQMWSEQTPSEWAQIEQA; encoded by the coding sequence GAAGCAATGGCGCGGATTGGGCGTATCGCCCGGCATTGGCATCGGCTGGATCGTTCGCATGAGCGCGCGCGGAGAGCGCGTGTTCCGCTTCCGTTTGAACCCATCACAAGTGGAACACGAAGTCAAACGACTCACCGAGGCCATTGATAAAACGCGACAGCAACTGCTTCAGATCAAATCGAAGCTGGAACAAACACTGGGATCAGCGCATGCCTACATTCTGGATGCTCACTTGCTCATGCTGGAGGATCGCCAACTGGTCGAAGAGATCAGAACACTCATCCGCTATGAGCTTGTCAACGCCGAATGGGCTGTTAAGACGGTCACCGATCGCATCCTGGCTTCCTACGCTGAAATCAAAGACGAGTACCTCTGTGAGCGAGGCAGTGATGTTCGAGATGTGATGGATCGGCTGACAGCGATGCTGCGAGGCGATCATCCCCCGCAAGGGCTGCCCCAACAAACCATTCTGGTGGCGCAACACATCTTGCCCAGCATCATGGCCGAACTCGATGTCGAATCGGTTGTCGGACTGGTGGCCCAAGCCGGTGGACGCACTTCGCACGCAGCCATCATTGCTCGAAGCCTGGGCATCCCTGCGGTCGTCGGGATTGACCAGTACGAGGAGATTGAAGCCGGAGCGGCAGCCATCATTGATGGGCAGAGCGGTCTGTTGATTCTACACCCCACAGACGAGACTGTGCGCCAGTATCAGCACCGACAAACCGAACGAGAGCGACTCTGGAGCTTCATGCAAGCCCGCGCACAGTTGCCCGCGCAAACGTGTGATGGCATCAGAATCACCCTGCGAGCCAACATCGAATTACCCTCTGAATGCAACATGCTCGCTCACTATAGCGCCCAAGGCATCGGACTCTTTCGGACACAATACCTATTCCTTTCGCGGGCCGCTGACGAGCTGCCTTCAGAAGAGGAGCAGTTCAACGTCTATCGGCAATTAGCTCAAGCCTGCGGAACTGACGGAGTAGGCATTCGCACATTCGACTGGGCTGAAACTGGTGTGGCTCAGTCTGGGCGTGAATTGGAGATCAATCCAGCACTCGGTCTACGCGCGATTCGATTTTCCTTGCAAGCGCGTGACGTGTTCCGCACGCAGTTAAGGGCTATTCTGCGAGCCGCGTGTTACGGGTCTGTGCGCGTTGTTCTTCCGTTGGTATCCACGATCACCGAACTGAGGCAAGCCCGACAAATCCTCCAGCAGGCTGCTCAGGAATTGACCGCTGAGGGCGTCGCTCATCAGGACAATGTCCCTATCGGGGTGATGATCGAGGTGCCAGCAGCGGTGATGATTGCCGATGTGTTGGCGGCCGAATCCGACTTCTTCAGCCTTGGCACGAACGACCTGATCCAATACCTGTTAGCCGTTGATCGCGACAATACGCAGGTGGCCTATCTTTATAAGGCACTACACCCCGCCTTACTACGCGCCATTAAGCAGACAGTTGATGCAGCCACCCATGCGAACATTCCTGTTGAAGTGTGTGGTGAAATGGCTTCGGACCCACTTCATGCCCTTGTCTTGATAGGACTGGGGGTACGCTCCTTGAGTATGGCGCCCAAATTCATACCGTTCATTAAAGACATCATTCGATGCGTTGATGCCGCAACTCTACAACAGACGGTCAAGCGGGCGCTGAACCTATCATCCACTGAGCAAGTAGAAGCACTCTTGCATGAAGAGTGGCATCCGTTTATGCAAATGTGGTCCGAACAGACCCCATCTGAATGGGCTCAAATTGAGCAAGCTTGA